Proteins co-encoded in one Anabas testudineus chromosome 8, fAnaTes1.2, whole genome shotgun sequence genomic window:
- the epn3a gene encoding epsin-3 isoform X1: MQTSSLRRQMKNMVNNYTEAEIKVREATSNDPWGPPSSLMSEIADLTFNVVAFTEVMGMIWKRLNDHGKNWRHVYKALTLLDYLIKTGSERVARECRENIYTIQTLRDFQYIDRDGRDQGINVREKAKQLVALLRDEDKLKKERSQALKTKTRMAGVTSSLGSGSLPPPYPGSRTSQSSSAGVFVDDSTRCRSSPSSFHSSSSSPRLAPDLEQARPATSGEEELQLQLALAMSREESEKPPPQVDFDEQTQLQIAMSLSKEEAQKPVQRPAPATVDMDEETQLQLALSLSKEEHQQEQLSRQGDESMLQKALEESKREMEAKGGTSFIDLVDVFALPSHLHPSEHHWNNTSRQAAASQQGADSWDSLEDSNITSRVDPPWMAPPTSNSPPPPWEPPSDPWHVPSNSVSDATGRLWALPAKTCVDPFSAPSERTTHKGAVKEQSPRAGSPSDGDLFDEAMDGGHINGRGEGSPEPFDLSHLGESLGVPSPRTCRTPEAFLGPAAASLVNLENLIPANSSAKTTNPFLSGLSAPSATNPFQGEQPKLTLNQMGSSSTGFAPPATSLPYSASLPLPMNHQPASLPSSLTHPTQPGLDLPGNLPEPLLPFSSANTQGPQATQSSQNPFL; the protein is encoded by the exons ATGCAGACCTCATCACTCCGCCGCCAGATGAAAAACATGGTCAACAACTATACAGAGGCTGAGatcaaagtcagagaggccactTCCAATGACCCCTGGGGACCTCCCAGCTCCCTCATGTCTGAAATCGCAGACCTGACCTTCAATGTAGTGGCTTTCACTGAGGTTATGGGTATGATCTGGAAGCGGCTCAATGATCATGGTAAAAACTGGCGCCATGTTTATAAGGCACTGACGCTGCTGGACTACCTGATCAAAACAGGCTCTGAGCGTGTGGCCAGGGAGTGCCGGGAGAATATATACACCATACAGACACTGAGAGACTTCCAGTACATAGATCGGGATGGACGTGACCAGGGCATCAATGTCCGAGAGAAAGCCAAGCAGCTGGTGGCTCTGTTAAGGGATGAGGACAagctgaagaaagagagaagccAGGCACTGAAGACCAAAACACGCATGGCGGGGGTCACCAGTAGCTTAGGCTCTGGATCCCTGCCTCCTCCATACCCAGGAAGCCGCACTAGCCAGTCCAGTTCAGCAGGAGTCTTTGTGGATGATTCCACCAGGTGTAGAAGCTCTCCATCTTCATTTCACT cctcctcttcttctcctcgaCTTGCTCCAGACCTGGAGCAAGCTCGGCCCGCAACCAGTGgagaagaggagctgcagctgcagctggcCTTGGCTATGAGCCgagaagaaagtgaaaag CCACCTCCCCAAGTGGATTTTGATGAACAGACCCAACTCCAGATCGCTATGAGTCTCAGCAAGGAGGAGGCCCAGAAG CCAGTCCAGCGCCCTGCACCTGCCACAGTGGATATGGATGAAGAAACCCAGCTCCAGTTAGCCCTGTCTCTCAGCAAAGAGGAGCACCAGCAG GAGCAACTCAGTCGGCAAGGAGATGAGTCAATGCTGCAAAAAGCTTTGGAGGAGAGCAAACGTGAAATGGAGGCTAAAGGCGGG ACTTCCTTCATAGACCTGGTAGACGTTTTTGCATTGCCTTCCCACCTGCATCCTAGTGAGCATCACTGGAATAATACTTCACGCCAGGCAGCAGCTAGCCAGCAGGGCGCAGACTCCTGGGACTCCTTGG AAGACAGCAACATCACCTCAAGAGTAGATCCTCCCTGGATGGCTCCCCCAACCTCCAACAGCCCTCCCCCACCATGGGAGCCCCCATCTGACCCCTGGCATGTCCCATCTAACAGTGTCTCCGATGCCACAGGTCGTTTATGGGCCCTACCTGCCAAAACAT GTGTTGATCCATTCTCAGCTCCATCTGAGAGAACAACACACAAGGGAGCTGTCAAGGAACAGTCTCCCAGAGCTGGAAGCCCATCAG ATGGGGATCTGTTTGATGAGGCAATGGATGGAGGTCATATCAATGGCAGAGGGGAGGGCAGTCCTGAGCCCTTTGACCTGTCACATCTAGGGGAAAGCTTGGGTGTCCCCAGTCCTCGTACATGCCGGACGCCTGAGGCATTCCTAGGCCCCGCAGCAGCTTCCTTAGTAAACCTGGAGAACTTGATCCCTGCAAATTCATCAGCGAAGACCACAAACCCCTTTTTATCAG GCCTGAGTGCTCCTTCAGCCACCAATCCTTTTCAGGGTGAGCAGCCCAAACTAACTCTGAATCAAATGGGCTCAAGCTCCACTGGTTTTGCTCCTCCTGCCACCTCTCTTCCATACAGTGCTTCCTTGCCCCTGCCTATGAACCATCAGCCTGCCAGCCTTCCCTCGTCACTGACTCACCCCACCCAGCCTGGTCTGGACCTGCCTGGGAACCTCCCTGAGCCCTTGTTGCCCTTCTCATCAGCCAACACTCAGGGACCACAGGCTACACAGAGCAGTCAGAACCCGTTCTTATGA
- the epn3a gene encoding epsin-3 isoform X2 gives MQTSSLRRQMKNMVNNYTEAEIKVREATSNDPWGPPSSLMSEIADLTFNVVAFTEVMGMIWKRLNDHGKNWRHVYKALTLLDYLIKTGSERVARECRENIYTIQTLRDFQYIDRDGRDQGINVREKAKQLVALLRDEDKLKKERSQALKTKTRMAGVTSSLGSGSLPPPYPGSRTSQSSSAGVFVDDSTRCRSSPSSFHSSSSSPRLAPDLEQARPATSGEEELQLQLALAMSREESEKPVQRPAPATVDMDEETQLQLALSLSKEEHQQEQLSRQGDESMLQKALEESKREMEAKGGTSFIDLVDVFALPSHLHPSEHHWNNTSRQAAASQQGADSWDSLEDSNITSRVDPPWMAPPTSNSPPPPWEPPSDPWHVPSNSVSDATGRLWALPAKTCVDPFSAPSERTTHKGAVKEQSPRAGSPSDGDLFDEAMDGGHINGRGEGSPEPFDLSHLGESLGVPSPRTCRTPEAFLGPAAASLVNLENLIPANSSAKTTNPFLSGLSAPSATNPFQGEQPKLTLNQMGSSSTGFAPPATSLPYSASLPLPMNHQPASLPSSLTHPTQPGLDLPGNLPEPLLPFSSANTQGPQATQSSQNPFL, from the exons ATGCAGACCTCATCACTCCGCCGCCAGATGAAAAACATGGTCAACAACTATACAGAGGCTGAGatcaaagtcagagaggccactTCCAATGACCCCTGGGGACCTCCCAGCTCCCTCATGTCTGAAATCGCAGACCTGACCTTCAATGTAGTGGCTTTCACTGAGGTTATGGGTATGATCTGGAAGCGGCTCAATGATCATGGTAAAAACTGGCGCCATGTTTATAAGGCACTGACGCTGCTGGACTACCTGATCAAAACAGGCTCTGAGCGTGTGGCCAGGGAGTGCCGGGAGAATATATACACCATACAGACACTGAGAGACTTCCAGTACATAGATCGGGATGGACGTGACCAGGGCATCAATGTCCGAGAGAAAGCCAAGCAGCTGGTGGCTCTGTTAAGGGATGAGGACAagctgaagaaagagagaagccAGGCACTGAAGACCAAAACACGCATGGCGGGGGTCACCAGTAGCTTAGGCTCTGGATCCCTGCCTCCTCCATACCCAGGAAGCCGCACTAGCCAGTCCAGTTCAGCAGGAGTCTTTGTGGATGATTCCACCAGGTGTAGAAGCTCTCCATCTTCATTTCACT cctcctcttcttctcctcgaCTTGCTCCAGACCTGGAGCAAGCTCGGCCCGCAACCAGTGgagaagaggagctgcagctgcagctggcCTTGGCTATGAGCCgagaagaaagtgaaaag CCAGTCCAGCGCCCTGCACCTGCCACAGTGGATATGGATGAAGAAACCCAGCTCCAGTTAGCCCTGTCTCTCAGCAAAGAGGAGCACCAGCAG GAGCAACTCAGTCGGCAAGGAGATGAGTCAATGCTGCAAAAAGCTTTGGAGGAGAGCAAACGTGAAATGGAGGCTAAAGGCGGG ACTTCCTTCATAGACCTGGTAGACGTTTTTGCATTGCCTTCCCACCTGCATCCTAGTGAGCATCACTGGAATAATACTTCACGCCAGGCAGCAGCTAGCCAGCAGGGCGCAGACTCCTGGGACTCCTTGG AAGACAGCAACATCACCTCAAGAGTAGATCCTCCCTGGATGGCTCCCCCAACCTCCAACAGCCCTCCCCCACCATGGGAGCCCCCATCTGACCCCTGGCATGTCCCATCTAACAGTGTCTCCGATGCCACAGGTCGTTTATGGGCCCTACCTGCCAAAACAT GTGTTGATCCATTCTCAGCTCCATCTGAGAGAACAACACACAAGGGAGCTGTCAAGGAACAGTCTCCCAGAGCTGGAAGCCCATCAG ATGGGGATCTGTTTGATGAGGCAATGGATGGAGGTCATATCAATGGCAGAGGGGAGGGCAGTCCTGAGCCCTTTGACCTGTCACATCTAGGGGAAAGCTTGGGTGTCCCCAGTCCTCGTACATGCCGGACGCCTGAGGCATTCCTAGGCCCCGCAGCAGCTTCCTTAGTAAACCTGGAGAACTTGATCCCTGCAAATTCATCAGCGAAGACCACAAACCCCTTTTTATCAG GCCTGAGTGCTCCTTCAGCCACCAATCCTTTTCAGGGTGAGCAGCCCAAACTAACTCTGAATCAAATGGGCTCAAGCTCCACTGGTTTTGCTCCTCCTGCCACCTCTCTTCCATACAGTGCTTCCTTGCCCCTGCCTATGAACCATCAGCCTGCCAGCCTTCCCTCGTCACTGACTCACCCCACCCAGCCTGGTCTGGACCTGCCTGGGAACCTCCCTGAGCCCTTGTTGCCCTTCTCATCAGCCAACACTCAGGGACCACAGGCTACACAGAGCAGTCAGAACCCGTTCTTATGA
- the arl16 gene encoding ADP-ribosylation factor-like protein 16 yields MSRNEMCLLLGATGVGKTLLLKRLQKLCLHDFGELGASPSTLPTVGTNLTDLTLKKRKVTVRELGGCMGPIWPSYFSDCSSVIFMVDSANIAQVSSSCIQLLSVLSAEPLRSASVLILFNKTDMPCTMSLVEIKSLFRMDDIIASATQPITTLELSARSGQGLQEVLSWLESIPIK; encoded by the exons ATGAgcagaaatgaaatgtgtttacttCTTGGAGCAACTGGAGTCGGAAAAACGTTGTTGCTGAAACGATTACAAA AGCTATGTTTGCATGACTTTGGTGAGCTGGGTGCATCTCCTTCTACTCTGCCTACA GTAGGAACCAACTTGACTGATCTGAcactgaagaagaggaaggtgaCAGTGAGAGAGCTTGGAGGCTGTATGGGCCCTATATGGCCCAGTTACTTCAGTGACTGCTCCTCCGtcatt tttatggTGGACTCAGCCAACATTGCTCAGGTGTCCTCCTCCTGCATCCAGCTGCTGTCAGTACTCTCTGCTGAGCCTCTGCGCAGTGCCAGTGTGCTTATTCTCTTCAACAAGAC AGATATGCCGTGCACTATGAGTCTTGTAGAGATAAAATCACTGTTCAGAATGGATGACATCATTGCATCTGCTACTCAGCCAATCACAACACTGGAACTAAGTGCCCGTTCTGGACAGGGACTTCAGGAGGTGCTCAGCTGGCTGGAATCCATCCCAATCAAATGA
- the LOC113147786 gene encoding ketosamine-3-kinase-like, with protein sequence MEAKLKKELGTTMLKSTGHTGVGCISEGQSYDTDTGRVFVKINHKSEAKLMFDGEMAGLEALLKTETVKVPKPVKVIELDTGGCVFVTEHLDMRGLNKYSQRLGEQLADLHLHNKKQLEKLNKEQQTVGKGAGQAEAPVVEKYGFSVTTCCGYLPQKNEWQDDWLMFYSQQRLQHQINMMEKSYGDREARELWAKLQLKIPQFFTDVVIVPALLHGDLWGGNVAECAEGPVIFDPSSFYGHSEFELAIAGMFGGFNSSFYSAYHEKIPKAPGFAKRNQLYQLYHYLNNWNHFGGGYRGSSVRIMKDLLK encoded by the exons ATGGAGGCTAAATTAAAGAAGGAGTTGGGGACAACCATGCTAAAATCAACTGGTCACACAGGAGTTGGATGTATTAGCGAAGGCCAGAGCTACGATACTGACACTGGAAGAGTGTTTGTGAAGATAAATCACAAGAGTGAG GCCAAATTAATGTTTGACGGTGAGATGGCCGGTTTGGAAGCACttttaaagacagaaactgTTAAAGTCCCGAAGCCCGTGAAGGTGATTGAGCTTGATACAGGGGGGTGCGTATTTGTGACGGAACATCTTGACATGAGAGGTCTTAATAA GTATTCACAGCGTCTAGGGGAGCAGCTTGCAGATCTGCATCTTCACAACAAGAAACAGTtggaaaaattaaataaagagcaGCAGACAGTGG GAAAAGGAGCTGGACAGGCAGAGGCTCCTGTTGTTGAAAAATATGGCTTCAGTGTAACTACATGCTGTGGATATCTACCACAG AAAAATGAGTGGCAGGATGACTGGTTGATGTTTTACTCCCAGCAGAGGCTGCAACATCAGATTAACATGATGGAGAAATCTTATGGAGACAGAGAGGCCAGAGAACTATGGGCCAAGCTACAG CTGAAGATCCCTCAGTTTTTCACAGATGTGGTGATAGTCCCTGCTCTCCTCCATGGAGACTTATGGGGAGGCAATGTAGCAGAGTGTGCAGAAGGCCCAGTCATCTTTGACCCTTCTTCCTTCTATGGCCATTCAGAGTTTGAGCTGGCTATAGCAGGGATGTTCGGAGGCTTCAACAGCTCGTTTTACTCTGCTTACCATGAGAAGATTCCTAAAGCACCAGGTTTTGCAAAACGAAATCAGCTTTACCAACTCTATCACTACCTAAATAACTGGAACCACTTCGGTGGTGGTTACAGAGGCTCATCAGTAAGGATTATGAAGGACCTGCTGAAATAA
- the LOC113165900 gene encoding ketosamine-3-kinase-like, whose product MEAKLKKELGTTMLKSTGHSGGGCISEGQSYDTDTGRVFVKINHKSEAKLMFDGEMAGLEAILKTETVKVPKPVKVIELDTGGCVFVMEHVDMRGLNKYSQRLGEQLADLHLHNKKQLEKLNKEQQTVGKGAGQAEAPVVEKYGFSVTTCCGYLPQKNEWQDDWLMFYSQQRLQHQINMMEKSYGDREARELWAKLQLKIPQFFTDVVIVPALLHGDLWGGNVAECAEGPVIFDPSSFYGHSEFELAIAGMFGGFNSSFYSAYHEKIPKAPGFAKRHQLYQLYHYLNHWNHFGGGYRGSSVRIMKDLLK is encoded by the exons ATGGAGGCTAAATTAAAGAAGGAGTTGGGGACAACCATGCTAAAATCAACTGGTCACTCAGGAGGTGGATGTATTAGCGAAGGCCAGAGCTACGATACTGACACTGGAAGAGTGTTTGTGAAGATAAATCACAAGAGTGAG GCCAAATTAATGTTTGACGGTGAGATGGCCGGTTTGGAAGCAattttaaagacagaaactgTTAAAGTCCCGAAGCCCGTGAAGGTGATTGAGCTTGATACAGGGGGGTGCGTATTTGTGATGGAACATGTCGACATGAGAGGTCTTAATAA GTATTCACAGCGTCTAGGGGAGCAGCTTGCAGATCTGCATCTTCACAACAAGAAACAGTtggaaaaattaaataaagagcaGCAGACAGTGG GAAAAGGAGCTGGACAGGCAGAGGCTCCTGTTGTTGAAAAATATGGCTTCAGTGTAACTACATGCTGTGGATATCTACCACAG AAAAATGAGTGGCAGGATGACTGGTTGATGTTTTACTCCCAGCAGAGGCTACAGCATCAGATTAATATGATGGAGAAATCTTATGGAGACAGAGAGGCCAGAGAACTATGGGCCAAGCTACAG CTGAAGATCCCTCAGTTTTTCACAGATGTGGTGATAGTCCCTGCTCTCCTCCATGGAGACTTATGGGGAGGCAATGTAGCAGAGTGTGCAGAAGGCCCAGTCATCTTTGACCCTTCTTCCTTCTATGGCCATTCAGAGTTTGAGCTGGCTATAGCAGGGATGTTCGGAGGCTTCAACAGCTCGTTTTACTCTGCTTACCATGAGAAGATTCCTAAAGCACCAGGTTTTGCAAAACGACATCAGCTTTACCAACTCTATCACTACCTAAATCACTGGAACCACTTCGGTGGTGGTTACAGAGGCTCATCAGTAAGGATTATGAAGGACCTGCTGAAATAA